The Engystomops pustulosus chromosome 4, aEngPut4.maternal, whole genome shotgun sequence genome contains a region encoding:
- the LOC140128356 gene encoding NACHT, LRR and PYD domains-containing protein 3-like, whose product MSDRHPSDDDFKILDKHGHQLPPQLRDLQNSHKKYLYDKSEKIIKNNPLRNKLEEKNFPFHYSNLIIVSNDHLRERFKNVLKETALKHEDFLSKEHIFPDKFFHWSQQSTSVPHMVMVVGVTGVGKTTLMQKIVYDWVKGDLYQRFSFVFFFTFRELNRLDKVSLETMILQHYPYLENQLWIILRDREKLLFIFDGLDESNQTMDFTSGHLISDPKQPEPCGHIVGSLVRKSLLNGCSVLMTSHPSRLTATDRLVFQCKVEIMGILTEERRIFYENFFLNPKQSEEAFTYVNQNDSLYPFCYLPAYCWIICTVLSKSFQTTRSDQQVSLLPKTVTQLFAIFVANILSNHSLKKSGAQKLLQSMGWMAEHGVLNRRIIFDDRDLESFHVDNKSKLFSSFLMELKEPVSYSFLHLTLQEFFSALVHYVDYSTEKLQKSLKDGRSEIFLRFLCGLSDASTRSILTGYLDTQADQASREVITWLKDLAKHQLVENKTIKRYHLKTFFYFFEAQNKALVQESLNSYTKLDFSGFAISALDCTVLASIMESCTNIKEINLTQCSIDHEKLGKLAPMWHNLQELSLAGNDLPDTSCIQLAYVIRNNPSLKRLDLSNNHLSGPNLSDLMDALSSPDCVIEEL is encoded by the exons ATGACTTCAAAATCCTGGATAAACACGGACATCAGCTTCCTCCACAACTGAGAG ACCTCCAGAACAGTCATAAGAAATATTTATATGATAAAAGTGAGAAGATTATAAAGAACAACCCTCTGAGAAATAAGCTGGAGGAGAAAAATTTTCCATTCCATTATTCGAACCTCATCATAGTCTCCAATGATCACCTCAGGGAACGCTTTAAAAATGTGCTAAAAGAGACAGCGCTGAAACATGAAGATTTTTTAAGTAAAGAACACATTTTCCCTGACAAGTTTTTCCATTGGAGCCAGCAATCCACATCTGTGCCACATATGGTGATGGTGGTTGGAGTTACCGGTGTAGGGAAGACCACGCTGATGCAGAAGATTGTCTATGACTGGGTGAAGGGGGATCTCTATCAAAGATTCTCTTTTGTCTTTTTCTTCACATTTCGAGAGCTCAACAGACTGGATAAGGTTAGTCTAGAGACCATGATCCTTCAGCATTACCCGTATCTGGAGAATCAACTTTGGATCATCTTACGAGATCGAGAGAAACTTCTCTTTATATTTGATGGATTAGATGAAAGCAATCAGACAATGGATTTCACATCAGGTCACTTGATCTCTGATCCTAAACAGCCTGAGCCTTGTGGTCACATTGTGGGTAGTTTAGTGAGAAAGTCTCTTCTTAATGGTTGTTCTGTTCTAATGACCAGTCACCCAAGCAGACTGACAGCAACGGATCGTCTAGTTTTCCAGTGTAAAGTAGAGATCATGGGAATTTTAACAGAAGAACGACGGATATTCTATGAAAATTTTTTTCTTAACCCTAAACAGTCAGAAGAGGCTTTTACCTATGTGAACCAGAATGACTCACTGTACCCATTCTGCTACCTCCCGGCCTACTGCTGGATCATCTGTACTGTATTATCCAAGAGCTTCCAGACAACAAGAAGTGACCAGCAGGTCTCATTATTACCCAAAACCGTGACCCAGCTCTTTGCCATATTTGTCGCCAACATCCTGTCCAATCACAGCCTAAAGAAAAGTGGCGCCCAGAAGCTCCTGCAGTCCATGGGATGGATGGCAGAACATGGAGTCCTGAATCGCAGGATTATATTTGATGATCGAGATTTGGAATCTTTCCATGTGGACAATAAGTCAAAGCTCTTCTCAAGTTTTCTGATGGAATTGAAGGAACCTGTGTCCTACTCATTCTTACATCTCACTCTTCAGGAATTCTTCTCAGCCTTGGTGCATTATGTGGATTATTCTACCGAGAAGTTACAGAAATCACTAAAAGATGGACGTAGTGAGATATTCCTCCGCTTCCTGTGTGGTCTATCAGATGCCTCCACCAGGTCAATACTAACTGGATACCTGGACACACAAGCAGATCAGGCCTCCAGAGAAGTCATCACTTGGCTAAAGGACTTGGCTAAGCATCAGCTGGtggaaaataaaacaataaagcgATATCATCTTAAGACATTCTTCTATTTTTTTGAAGCTCAGAATAAGGCTCTAGTACAGGAATCACTAAATTCATACACAAAATTGGACTTTTCTGGATTTGCCATTTCAGCTCTAGACTGCACAGTGTTAGCTTCCATCATGGAATCCTGCACAAATATAAAAGAAATTAATCTAACTCAATGTTCAATAGACCATGAAAAATTAGGGAAACTTGCACCAATGTGGCACAACCTTCAGGAACTGAG CTTGGCTGGTAATgatctaccagacacatcctgcatTCAGTTGGCATATGTAATAAGGAATAACCCCTCCCTGAAGAGACTTGACCTATCTAATAATCATCTGTCTGGCCCTAACCTCAGTGACTTGATGGACGCTCTGTCCAGTCCAGACTGCGTGATAGAAGAGTTATAG